Within the Gloeobacter kilaueensis JS1 genome, the region ATCTGGCCCTGGCCACTGGTGGGCTCGATCGCCCGGATGAGCACGCAGCCGGGGGAGCCAGGCTGGTCGCAGGTGATGTTGAGGAGGGCAAATTTGTAGGAGCGGTGCAGGTAGACAGCACCTGCTGTATTAGAGAGCAACTGCCAGATGCGTTTGTCGCGGGCGATCAGGTAGCAGGCCGGATCGCGCAGGCCGCCGTAAGCTTCGACCTCGACGATCCGGCCACTGAGATAATTGCCCTCATAGAGGCGGACGATCCGGCAACCGAGCAGCCGGCGCGCTACCCCTAGTGGGGGAAAGTTAAAGAAATCTGTAGGTAGCGCTTCGAGCATCTATTTTATGGTATCGGTGTTGTACTTCGATGCGGCCACTGCGATGATTTCTGCCCAGAGCCCTGACCGGTACCTTCAGCAATTTATCCGCAAGAACCACGATCTGATCGTGAAGTGGTATCAAAACGATCACCTGAGCTGGGCGGTGATCGCCGCCCGGCTCAACCAGTGCCGCCGGGGCGGCGGGATCACCGCCTCGATGCTCCAGGCTGCTCTGCCCTATCTCACCCGCAACCGGCAACCGGCCCTGGAGGTCGTCGCCGAAAATGCCGCCAGCTCCCAGCGGGCGACGCTCGCCGCCCTCGAAGAACACATTCAAAAGCAAGACGACCTGCTGCGGCTACAGAGTGGCCGGGTGCAGGAGATCGCCTCGCGCTGGGCCCGCCTCGAAGAACTCGTCAACCAGCTCGTTCCTCTGGTGGGCGAAGCGCGCAGCGCCTCCGAGCGGCTGCCGCGCAACAATCCTGCAGCCCGCCAGGTTTTAGAGAGCCTCCAGCAACTTTCGGCTGTTTTGCACAGAAGCACCCTCGAAAGCCTCGACGAGCGCGACATCGAAGCGCTGGCGATGGCGATTGCGGGCCTGGGACCGCTGCAGGCGGACTGAGGGCCCTACTCGTTGAAGGTGTCGTAGAGTTTGGCAAACGCCTGATCGAGGGCAGCCTTGAGCTTTTCGGGCTGCTTGCCGCCGGCTTGGGCGATGTTGGGCCGACCACCGCCGCCGCCGCCGGCGATCTGGGCGATGGGCCCGATAAATTTACCGGCGTCGAGGCCCATGCCGATCGCTCGGGGGCTGAAGGCTGCTACCAGCGAGACTTTGTCGGCGGCGGGCGCAGAACCGAGGACGACCGCTCCCTCGCCCAACCTGGTCAGCAGATGCTCAGCTGCCGCTTTGAGCGGTTCGGGTTCGGTGTCTCCCATGTGGCCCACGAGCACCCGAAATTCGCCGTACTGCTCGACTTCGCTCATCAGCGCCTCGGAGCGGGCCGTGGCAAGGGCCGATTTGAGGCTATCGACCTGCTTGATCGCCTGCTTCGCTTCGCCGACGATCGCCGCGACGCGCTGGGGGATCTGTTCGACGGGCACCTTGAACTCGCTACTGAGGGCGTTGGTCACCTGTTCGCGGGTGCGCATGTAGCCTAAGAGCGCCACCCCGGCCACCGCCTCGATCCGCCGCACACCGGCGGCGATGCCGGACTCGGAGACGATCTTAAAAGGACCGATTTCGATCGTGTTGCTGGCGTGGGTGCCGCCGCAAAACTCGATGCTCACCCCCGGCACACCGATCACCCGTACCTGCTCGCCGTACTTGTCGCCAAAGAAGGCCAGCGCCCCGAGTTCTTTGGCCTTGGCGATGGGCATCACCTCCGCGCCCACCGGACGGCCCTCCATCACCCAGGTGTTGACCATCTGCTCGATCTGAGCGATGTCCTGGGGGGTGAGGGCTCTGGGCGAGTTGAAATCAAAGCGCAGGCGGTCGTAGGCGACGAGCGATCCCTGCTGCTGCACCTCTTCTCCGAGCACCTTGCGCAGGGCGGCGTGCAGGAGGTGGGTGGCGGTGTGATGGGCCTGCAGCAAGCGGCGGCTCACCAGATCGACGCGGCAGATCACCACCTCGCCCGCCTTGAGTTGCCCCTGCTGAATCTTGCCCTTGTGCAGGAAGATCTCGCCCTGCTTTTGCACGTCCTCGATGATTACAAACAGATCCTGCGCCTCGTTGGTGAGGTAGCCCCGGTCGCTCACCTGACCGCCCCCTTCGGCGTAGAAGGGGCTGTGGGTGAGCAAGATCAGCACCTCCGCTCCGGCGTTGGCCGAACCGTAGGCTTTGCCGTCGTTGAGAATGCCCAGGACCCGCGCCTGGGCGGTCAGTCCCTGGTAGCCGACAAATTCGGTGGCCGGTACACCGGTCAGATCGACGCCGCCCGTCAGATCGGTGGTCTTGGCCGCACGTTTGGCCCGTTCGCGTTGCTCTTGCATCTTCGCCTCGTATTCTTTGAGATCGACAGCCAATCCCCTCTCCGCAGCCGCCTCGATCGTCAGTTCCAATGGAAAACCATAGGTATCAAACAGCGTAAAAGCATCTTCTCCGGAGACCGTGCCCCGGCTGCGCCCCAGAATGTCTGCAAGCAGCTTCTCGCCGTTTTCGAGGGTGCGCAGGAAGGCCGCCTCCTCGTTGCCGAGCATCGTCATGATCGCGCTGCGCCGCTCGATCAGATTTGGATAGGCTCCTCCCATCAAGTCGATCGCTACCGCCGCCGTCTTCTGGGTAAAAGCTCCCGCGATGCCCGCCTGCCTGCCCCGGCGCACCAACCGGCGCACCAGCCGCCGGAGGACGTACTCGCGGCCCTCGTTGCCGGGCTTGACCCCGTCAGCGATGAGGTGGACGACGGCGCGAGTGTGGTCGCCCACAATCTTAAAGGAAACTTTGTCCGCCTCGCTCAGCTGGAAATAATCTTTACCGGCCAGCTCCGCCGCCCTTGCGATAATCGGCAACAGCAGGTCGGTCTCGTAGTTGTTGGGCACCCCCTGCAGCACCTGGGCCATGCGCTCCAGCCCCAGCCCCGTATCGATATTTTTGCGCGGCAATTCGCTCAGGTTGCCCTGGCTGTCGCGGTTGAGCTGCATGAAGACGAGGTTATAGATTTCAAGAAAGCGGCTGTCGTCGTCGAGGTCGATCTCAACTTCGCCCCGCTCGGGATGAAAGTCGTAGTAGATCTCGGAGCACGGCCCGCAGGGACCGGTGGGACCGGACTCCCAGAAGTTCGATTCTGCCCCCATCTTGCGGATGCGGTGGGGCGGTAGACCCGCCACCTCCTGCCAGAGGCCAAACGCCTCGCCGTCGTCCTCGTAGACGCTCACCCAGAGGCGGTCGGCAGGCAGAGCGTAGACCACTGTCACCAGTTCCCAGGCCCAGGCGATCGCCTCGCGCTTGAAGTAGTCGCCGAACGAAAAGTTGCCGAGCATCTCAAAGAAGGTGTGGTGGCGGGCTGTGCGCCCCACATTTTCGATGTCGTTGGTGCGCACGCACTTTTGGGAGGTGGTGGCGCGCGGGGCAGGGGCGGCCTGTTTGCCCATGAACACCGGCTTGAAAGGCAACATACCGGCGATCGTGAGCAGAACCGTCGGGTCTTCGGGGATCAGCGAGGCACTCGGCAGGCGCTTGTGTCCCTTGCTCTCAAAAAATTGCAAGAATTTCTCGCGGATCTGGTTTCCACTCAGGGCAACTGGCATGGTTGTTCAAACGGGTGCGCTACGTTCCTTATTCTGGCATCCCGCCCGGTGCCCTACTCCTGGACGGTGATTGTTTCTTCGAGTTTGGGGGTGCGAAAGAACAGAAAATAAACCACCAGCCCAATCCCCATAAACCCGAGGGCAAACCACGCCTGGGGCGTCGTGCTCAGGGCGTTGACGATCAAAAAACTCGCGACCAGCAAAAACAAAATCGGAATGAGCGGATAGGGCCGCACCCTGTAGGGCCGGGGCAGATCCGGTGCCTGGACGCGCAGGACGATAAGACCAATCACCGTCAGCGCATAAAAGAGCCAGGCAGCAAAACCAAAATAATCGACCAGCGTCCCGAAGTCGCCAGGGAGCACCAGCAGCACCGCCCAGGCTCCCTGGGCAACGAGGGCGACAGTCGGCACCGCCTGGGGACTTACGTAGCTGAAGGGGCGGGGAAACTGGCCGTCGCGGGCCGCCGCATAAAAGATCCGCGCTCCGGTAATGAGCGAGCCGTTGGTGGTGCCAAAGGTCGAAAAGGCGACGGCAAGCGGAACGAGCACCCCGCCTACAGGACCGATGATCCGCACGGCGAGGGCGGTGGCCGCTGCCCGCGAGGAAGCCATCTCCGCCGGGGTGAGCACCGCCAGGTAGGCAATGTTGGCGAGGATATACACGACCATCACCCCCAGGGTGCCGAGGATGATCGCGCGGGGAATGTTGCGCTCCGGCTCGCGCAGTTCTTCGCCTACGGCGTTGAGGTTGCTCCAGCCGTCGTAGGCCCAGAGGCTTGTAATCATCGCCCCGCCGAAGGCACTGGGCAGGGCGATCGAACCGGCGAAGGGCTGGACAAAGTGCGTCCAGCCACCCTGGGTGAGGCCCACAAAGCCCAGGACGATGATCCCGGCCAGGCCCACCAGTTTGAGGGCGGTAAAGACGAGCTGGACGACTGCTCCCTGGCGCACCCCGAGGCAGTTGATCGCGGTGAGGACCACCAGGGCACTGACGGCAATCGCCTTAATCCGCCAGTCACCGTCCACCCCCGCCCCCCTCGGGTCGAGCCCAAAGAGAATGCTGCCTAAGTAACTGGCAAACACGATGCTCACGATCGCCTGGGCACCGGTCTTCATCACAAAAAACTGGGTCCAGGTAAACATAAAGCCCAGCGGGCGGCCCAGGGAGCGGCTGAGGTAGGCGTATTCTCCTCCTGCTACCGGCAATGCCGCCCCCAGTTCGGCGTAGCAGAGGGCACCGGCTAGAGACAGCAATCCCCCGACGACCCAGACTGCCATCGCCATCCCCACCGAGCCCACCTGGGCCACCACCCGGCCTGGGCTGGCAAAGATGCCGGAGCCGATCGTTATGCCGATCACAATCGCCGCACCGTCGATGAGGCCAAGCGAGCGGCGCAGGCTGCCCCTGGAGGTCGTCACATTAAAATCCGAAAAAATCCTTCTCAGTCTAAGGGACGAACCTGTTTTGCAGCAAAATCTTGAAGCTGAAGTCCATGAAGATCTGCAGCGGCAGCGTGCTGCGGTTCACCTTCATCTGGGCGAGTGCCCCTTCCCAGCTGTTGATTAAAAAGGCCGCAAGGTTGTGGGCGTCGAGGTGCAGCGGGATCTCCCCCGCCTGCTGGGCTCTGACCAGGCAACGGGCAATATCGCTCTCCCAGTCGGCAAAGAAGCGCTCGATGCGCACCCGGAACGTCTCGTTCTGCTCGGCCAACTCCTGGGCGAGTTTGCCCACCAGGCAACCCTCGCGGTGCCGGCGCGCTTGAAAGTACTGGCACTTCATCTCGAAGTAGCGCCTGAGACGCACCAGAGGCGTGTAGTGCTCGTCTTCGAGATAACTGTCGAGTTCCTGCTTGTGCTGGGCAGCGTCGTAATCGATGATCGCGAGGCCAAAATCTTCTTTGCTCGCAAAGAAGTGATAAAAAGAGCCCTTCGGTACGTTGCAGGACTGCAAAACTTCCTGCAGGCCGGTGCCGCTGTAGCCTTTTTCGCGCAAGATCCGGTGGCCGGTCCGGATGAGTAGCTGCTTTGTGCTCTCCCGGCTGCTGGTAGCGCTACCCTCGGCGACGGCAGCTTTTGCAGGATCTTCTTCCATGATCGTGAAGGGAAAGTGAACCTCTGCACACTTTTCTATATTAGACTGGTCGTCTCTTGCTTTCAAGGCAGTCCGTGGCTCCGGTGTCGGACCCGTCTTTGAGATGAAAGACGGGTCCACTTTAGAAGTTCAGGCCGATTGGACCTTCTCTAAAAACGGGTAATCGGTGTAGCCCTTCTCGTCGCCGCCGTAGAAGGTATCGCGGTCGTAGGGGTTGAGGGGAGCACCCTGACGGAAGCGCTCGGGCAGGTCCGGATTGGCGATATACAGGCGGCCATAGGCGATCAGGTCCGCTGTTCCTTCGGCGAGCATGGCGTTGCCGCTGTCTTTGTCGTGGCCACCGGCGGAGATAATCGTGCCCCGATAGATCTCACGGAAGACGGGGGTCGGGATGCCTGCGGGTTCATCGAGGGTGACGTTGCCGTCTATGCGCGGCTCGACCAGGTGCAGGTAGGCCAGATCGAAGGAATTGAGGGCAGCGACGACGTGGGTAAAGAGTGCTTGCGGGTCCGAATCGCTCATCCCACCGAAGCTGCCGCTGGGCGAGAGGCGCACCCCCACCCGCTTCGACTCCCAAAGCGGAAGCACCGCCTCGATCACTTCCAGCAAGAGCCGGGCGCGGTTTTCGATCGAGCCGCCGTAGCGGTCGGTGCGCTGGTTGGAGCCATCGTGCAGGAACTGATCGAGCAGGTAGCCGTTGGCGGAGTGGATCTCCACACCGTCGAAACCAGCTTTTTGGGCGTTGATCGCCCCCTGGCGGTACTGCTCGACAATCGCAGGGATCTCGTCCGTTTCGAGGGCGCGGGGCACCACGAGCGGCTTCGGGCCTTCCTGGGTGATCGCGACACCCTCGTGAACGATCGCGGAGGGAGCTACCGGCAGCCCGCCGCCCGGCTGCAGGAGCGGGTGGGACTGCCGCCCGACGTGCCACAGTTGCAAAAAGATCCGCCCGCCCCGCTCGTGAACGGCGTCGGTGACGAGCCGCCAGCCTGCTATCTGTTCCTCGCTGTAGATACCGGGGGTGTTGACGTAGCCCTGGCCCTGCTGGGAGATCTGGGTCGCTTCTGAGACGATGAGGCCCGCTCCGGCCCGCTGGGCGTAGTAAGTGGCATTTAAGGGCACCGGGGCCAGACCGGCTCCCGCCCGCATCCGGGTCAGAGGAGCAAGCACGATGCGGTTGGGTAAGCTGAGACTTCCCAGCGAAAACGGGGAGAACAGGTTGACAGTCATCTATTTGCCTCCAGTAGGTGGTAAGTGGAATCGCCTGAGATTTACATACACAGATGGAACCTGACCGTGCCTCGCTGCGTTGACGCGCTGAGACGACTGGTCTATTCTAAGACTGTTTGAGACGACTGGTCTACTCTTTCTATACCCAATCGTCAAAGATTCCGTCAGGCTCCACTTCACCATCCACACCCGACTCGGAGAACATCCATGCAAAATTTTACGTTCCACAATCCAGTCAAGATTCTCTTTGGCCAGGGGCAGATCCGCGCTCTGGCGACAGAGATTCCACCTGCCGCCCGGATCTTGCTTACCTACGGCGGCGGCAGCATCCGCTCCAACGGCGTCTATGACCAGATCCAGCAGGCGCTCAAAGGCCGGGTGCTCTTTGAATTTGGCGGTATCGAACCCAACCCGACGCTGGAGACGCTGAACAGGGCTGTAGCCCTCGCCCGCGCCGAGGGTATCGACTTTTTACTCGCCGTCGGCGGCGGCTCGGTTCTCGACGGCACCAAGTTCATCGCCGCCGCCATTCCCTTCGCGGGCGATTCCTGGCAGATCGTGGCAAGCCATGCGCCAGTTACCCAGGCGATCCCGATGGGCACCGTGCTCACTTTGCCTGCCACGGGTTCTGAGATGAACGGAACAGCGGTGATCACCCGTGGGGCCACCCGCGAAAAGCTGTACTTCAGTAGCCCTCTGGTCATGCCCCGCTTCTCGATTCTCGATCCAGAAACGACCTTCTCCCTCTCCGAGCGCCAGGTGGGCAACGGCGTCGCCGACGCTTTCACCCACGTCGTCGAGCAGTACCTCACCTACCCGGTGAACGCTCCGCTGCAGGACCGCATGGCCGAAGCGATCTTGCTGACGCTCATCGAAGAAGGCCCAAAGACCCTTGCTCAGCCGGAGGACTACGACGCACGGGCCAACTTGATGTGGTGTGCGACGCTTGCCCTCAACGGCCTGATCGGGGCGGGTGTGCCCCAGGACTGGACTACCCATGCCATCGGCCACGAGCTGACGGCCCTGCACGGCATCGATCATGGCCGCACCCTCGCCATCGTCCTGCCCGCCGTGCTCCAGCACCAGCGCAAGCGCAAGCGCGCCAAGCTGCTGCAGTACGCCGAGCGGATCTGGGGCCTGAGGGCGGGCGACGAGGAGTCCCGCATCGATGGGGCGATCGAGAAGACCCGCGCCTTTTTTGAATCGGTCGGGGTACCGACGCGGCTCGCCGACTACAGCGTTTCAGCCGAAACGATCCCGGTGGTCGTCGAGCGGCTCGCAGGCCGGGGTCCGGTGGCCTTAGGCGAGCACCAGGACATCGACGCGGCGGCGGTGGGCCGCATCCTGGCCCTCAGCTTATAGGCGGAAGTGTTCCTTCAAGACTCGCCGCGACCGAGGCGCTGGAAGAGGGCGTCGGTGAGCCACTCCGCCGTCGCCTTGAAGTTGTGGGCAGGAGCGGGCAGCAGCTCAAGGTAGCGCGCCTGGCGCACCAGATGCCCCGGTCTGCCCTTGATTTCGTAGCGGTCGAACAGCTCCGCCGCCGCTTCCCCGAGGCCCAGCTTCATCAGGGTGCCCCGCAGGTGAACCTGGGCAGGCTGAGTGGGCTGGCCCTCCGCCAGCGCCTTGAGGTTGCGGGCGATGGCAAAACCCTGCTGGTAGGCTACCTGGGCGATGGCGGGCAGTGCCTCCTGCGCAAGTACCGTACAGTCCCCACCGGCAAAGACCTCCGGGTACTCGGGCAGTTGCAACGTCGGGGTGACCACCAGACGACCGCGCCGGTCGCGGTGCTCGGGGGAGACGGCGAGGGCGCGCAGCAGGGGGTGGACGGCGGTGCCTGCGGTCCAGACACAGGTGGCGGTGGGAATCGTCCGGGAGCCGTCGCGCAGAGTCAGCTGCACCGCTTCTGGCCCAATCGTCATCACCTCGGCTTCGAGCACCAGTTCGACCGGTACCCGCCGCCTCGGCAGAGCCATCCGCACCGTCCGGCGCAGATTTTCGTTCATGTCCCCCTGAAGAATTTCGCCGCTGCGGTGGATGAGCACCACCCGGATTTCTCCCGGCTCCCCTCCCAGCTCGGCGTAGCGTCCAGGCAGCCAGTCCGCCAGCGTCGCCGCCAGCTCAAGCCCGGTGGGACCCGCCCCGGCGACGACGATCGTGAGCAGCCGCCGGCGCTCCTCGGATTCATCAGTCTGGCTTGCCCGCTGCAGCGTGCGGCGCAGATGGCGCTTCAGCTGCATCACCTCCTCGGCGGTGCGAAAGCCGAAGCTGTGCTCGGCGGCCCCCTCGGCTTTTGCGTCGTAGCTGCCGACGCTGCCCACGGCAAGCACCAGCCGGTCGTAGTGGTAGCGCAGGCCGGAGGTGAGGCTCACCTGTCGCCCGTTCAGGTCGATCGCTTCAACGCTGTCGTGGACGAAGGTGATCGTCGTCCCCGCCAACAGCTCCTCGAAGCGCGGGATCACCTGATGGGGGTCCATCTCGCCGGAGAGCAGTTCGTAGAGCAGGGGCTTGAAGGCGAACTGCTCCTCCCTGTCGATCAGCACCGCCTGCTGCGGATAGCGCAACTGGTGCAGGCGCAGAGCGGTGAATAGACCCGTAAAACCACCGCCGACGATCACCGTCGGCATCGTCAGGTTTCGCATCTTGGGCGTCCCTTGAGAATCAACCGCCGAGTCTGGCGTAGGCGAGGGTGACATCGAATTTCTTGCACCAGATGGCGATCGAGCGGATGCCCGTCAGATCGACCCCCGATGGGATGGCGTAGCGCTGTGCGCCCTTGCGGTTTTTGAGGGCACCGAGGTTGACGTACTGACCGGCGACGTAACCTTTGTGGGGCGGCTCGGCGCTCTTGTAGAGCAACACGTAGGGGGCTGGAGCATCGCCCAGGCTAAAGTCCTTGCTCAGCTCGACGTAGGCTCTGCCGCCGGCAGCGGTGAGGATGCGGGCGGTGCCGGTAGCCTTGGCATCGACGCTCGTAAAGCTCGGAGTGCCGCCGGTGGAGGCGGTCGCAGTCGCAGCCGGAGGAGCACTCATCGCCTCCTGGGCACCGACGACAGAGGGCGAGCCCATAAGGGCGAGGGCGAGGGCAAGGGCAAAAGGCTTCTTCATGGAGACCATCCCGAATCGTTGCTGTTGGAAAGACACAAAAAGAAGCACGGCAGAGATGTCAAAAAACCCACCGCTTTGTTGCTTCCAACAGGTTTACGGATAAGAAAGCGCGAATGGATGAGCGCCCACCGGCGTAGCTGTTTTCCGGCAGTTAGAATAATCTCGTTACGGGCGCTGGGGAGAAAGTTTGTGCAGCCGGCAGCGAGCGGACCGGTGCGCTGGACGACGAGCGATCTCGAGTGTCTGCCCCAAAGCAGCAACCGCTACGAGATCATCGCTGGAGAACTGTTCGTGGCCCGCGCTCCCCACTGGAAACATCAGCAGGTGAGTGGCCGGATCTTTGCCCGCTTAGACAGCTGGGCCAGTGAGAGCGGCTGTGGCCAGGCGGCGATCGTACCGGGAATTCTCTTTGGTGATACCGATAACGTTGTTCCAGACGTGGTCTGGGCGAGTGGTGAGCGCCTGAACGCTCTGCTCGATGCGGCAGGCCACCTGAACGGTGCTCCGGAACTGGTGGTAGAAGTGCTTTCGCCGGGAGAACAAAATGAACGGCGCGACCGTGAGTTCAAGCTCAAGCTCTACTCGACCCAAGGCGTGCAGGAGTACTGGATCGTCGATTGGCAGCTGCAGCAGCTTGAAATTTATCGGCGCGAGCAGGCCGTCCTCAGGCTGGTAGCTACCCTCCTGAGCGGTGACACTTTAGAAAGCCCACTGCTGCCAGGGTTTAGCTGCCCCATTGGGCCACTTTTTACCTGAATCGTCTCTTATCGCTCAGGGTCTGGGTGTGCGGCTGTACTTGCCGTCAGACTTGGAGAACGTGCCTTTGAAGGGCTTATTAAAATTCTTTGGAGCCTTGTCGTACTTGCGGCCCTCGGGATCTTCGTAGATCTTCTTGCCGTTGGGGCCGTCGTATTCCTTCCAGCCGTTCAAGCCCTGGGTGACGGTTTGCTTGCCGCCGGGCAGGGGCCGGGTGTCCTGGGCGAGAACACTGCCCGCTGGTAAGACAAGGCCGCCGAGAACGAGCACTGCCCATAACCCACGCTTTGTCATCGTCTTGCTCCTGGAATGATCTGTCTTACCGGGTGCAGCCGCACCCCAGGCATTCACTTTACCGGTGCGTTCCAGTGGACCGGCTCCGTCCCGAGAACCAGGTTCGCTTCCGTCGATGGGCAGAAAAATCGCTTTTGCCTCAAGAAAGCTGATAGGCCGCCTTGATCTTGTCGAGCAGCGCCTGCTCCTCGGTGCTGGTCTGGCCGTCCAGACTCGCTATTTCACTGGCGTAGCGGTAAACAGCGGAGCGCACCTCCGGCGAGGTGATTTCAGCCAGCAGTTGCTCAAGAGAATCTTCCTCGACGACCAGCGTTTCGAGGTCGAGTTGGCCGGGTAGCTCGATCGCTTTTGCCGCTTCGGCGATAGCGATGCGCTCGCTGTCTTTTAGATAGCCATCGGCCAGAGCAACCCGTGTGAGAACTTTCGCGCAGGCAAGTGCCTCCGGATTGACGCCCCTCACTTCACAATTTCCTGTCTATTATGCGTACCAATCCAACGATGCCCTCTGTTTCTTGTCGGGAAACCTCTCCTGAGATGGGTCTTGATAGGCTACGCTCTCACGGCAGGCTGTCTGGATCGACGCCCTGCTCCCGCAGG harbors:
- a CDS encoding DNA-3-methyladenine glycosylase, whose protein sequence is MLEALPTDFFNFPPLGVARRLLGCRIVRLYEGNYLSGRIVEVEAYGGLRDPACYLIARDKRIWQLLSNTAGAVYLHRSYKFALLNITCDQPGSPGCVLIRAIEPTSGQGQMRLLRHGSRHLTNGPARLVEALAIDPAWEGQQLPLAHFWIEPAEPIPDEAVIQTVRIGLKRGRELPWRFALRDNAWVSRKLPQNLWIELA
- the alaS gene encoding alanine--tRNA ligase; the encoded protein is MPVALSGNQIREKFLQFFESKGHKRLPSASLIPEDPTVLLTIAGMLPFKPVFMGKQAAPAPRATTSQKCVRTNDIENVGRTARHHTFFEMLGNFSFGDYFKREAIAWAWELVTVVYALPADRLWVSVYEDDGEAFGLWQEVAGLPPHRIRKMGAESNFWESGPTGPCGPCSEIYYDFHPERGEVEIDLDDDSRFLEIYNLVFMQLNRDSQGNLSELPRKNIDTGLGLERMAQVLQGVPNNYETDLLLPIIARAAELAGKDYFQLSEADKVSFKIVGDHTRAVVHLIADGVKPGNEGREYVLRRLVRRLVRRGRQAGIAGAFTQKTAAVAIDLMGGAYPNLIERRSAIMTMLGNEEAAFLRTLENGEKLLADILGRSRGTVSGEDAFTLFDTYGFPLELTIEAAAERGLAVDLKEYEAKMQEQRERAKRAAKTTDLTGGVDLTGVPATEFVGYQGLTAQARVLGILNDGKAYGSANAGAEVLILLTHSPFYAEGGGQVSDRGYLTNEAQDLFVIIEDVQKQGEIFLHKGKIQQGQLKAGEVVICRVDLVSRRLLQAHHTATHLLHAALRKVLGEEVQQQGSLVAYDRLRFDFNSPRALTPQDIAQIEQMVNTWVMEGRPVGAEVMPIAKAKELGALAFFGDKYGEQVRVIGVPGVSIEFCGGTHASNTIEIGPFKIVSESGIAAGVRRIEAVAGVALLGYMRTREQVTNALSSEFKVPVEQIPQRVAAIVGEAKQAIKQVDSLKSALATARSEALMSEVEQYGEFRVLVGHMGDTEPEPLKAAAEHLLTRLGEGAVVLGSAPAADKVSLVAAFSPRAIGMGLDAGKFIGPIAQIAGGGGGGRPNIAQAGGKQPEKLKAALDQAFAKLYDTFNE
- a CDS encoding amino acid permease, with protein sequence MTTSRGSLRRSLGLIDGAAIVIGITIGSGIFASPGRVVAQVGSVGMAMAVWVVGGLLSLAGALCYAELGAALPVAGGEYAYLSRSLGRPLGFMFTWTQFFVMKTGAQAIVSIVFASYLGSILFGLDPRGAGVDGDWRIKAIAVSALVVLTAINCLGVRQGAVVQLVFTALKLVGLAGIIVLGFVGLTQGGWTHFVQPFAGSIALPSAFGGAMITSLWAYDGWSNLNAVGEELREPERNIPRAIILGTLGVMVVYILANIAYLAVLTPAEMASSRAAATALAVRIIGPVGGVLVPLAVAFSTFGTTNGSLITGARIFYAAARDGQFPRPFSYVSPQAVPTVALVAQGAWAVLLVLPGDFGTLVDYFGFAAWLFYALTVIGLIVLRVQAPDLPRPYRVRPYPLIPILFLLVASFLIVNALSTTPQAWFALGFMGIGLVVYFLFFRTPKLEETITVQE
- a CDS encoding TetR/AcrR family transcriptional regulator, with the translated sequence MEEDPAKAAVAEGSATSSRESTKQLLIRTGHRILREKGYSGTGLQEVLQSCNVPKGSFYHFFASKEDFGLAIIDYDAAQHKQELDSYLEDEHYTPLVRLRRYFEMKCQYFQARRHREGCLVGKLAQELAEQNETFRVRIERFFADWESDIARCLVRAQQAGEIPLHLDAHNLAAFLINSWEGALAQMKVNRSTLPLQIFMDFSFKILLQNRFVP
- a CDS encoding alkene reductase; translation: MTVNLFSPFSLGSLSLPNRIVLAPLTRMRAGAGLAPVPLNATYYAQRAGAGLIVSEATQISQQGQGYVNTPGIYSEEQIAGWRLVTDAVHERGGRIFLQLWHVGRQSHPLLQPGGGLPVAPSAIVHEGVAITQEGPKPLVVPRALETDEIPAIVEQYRQGAINAQKAGFDGVEIHSANGYLLDQFLHDGSNQRTDRYGGSIENRARLLLEVIEAVLPLWESKRVGVRLSPSGSFGGMSDSDPQALFTHVVAALNSFDLAYLHLVEPRIDGNVTLDEPAGIPTPVFREIYRGTIISAGGHDKDSGNAMLAEGTADLIAYGRLYIANPDLPERFRQGAPLNPYDRDTFYGGDEKGYTDYPFLEKVQSA
- a CDS encoding iron-containing alcohol dehydrogenase produces the protein MQNFTFHNPVKILFGQGQIRALATEIPPAARILLTYGGGSIRSNGVYDQIQQALKGRVLFEFGGIEPNPTLETLNRAVALARAEGIDFLLAVGGGSVLDGTKFIAAAIPFAGDSWQIVASHAPVTQAIPMGTVLTLPATGSEMNGTAVITRGATREKLYFSSPLVMPRFSILDPETTFSLSERQVGNGVADAFTHVVEQYLTYPVNAPLQDRMAEAILLTLIEEGPKTLAQPEDYDARANLMWCATLALNGLIGAGVPQDWTTHAIGHELTALHGIDHGRTLAIVLPAVLQHQRKRKRAKLLQYAERIWGLRAGDEESRIDGAIEKTRAFFESVGVPTRLADYSVSAETIPVVVERLAGRGPVALGEHQDIDAAAVGRILALSL
- a CDS encoding NAD(P)/FAD-dependent oxidoreductase, translated to MRNLTMPTVIVGGGFTGLFTALRLHQLRYPQQAVLIDREEQFAFKPLLYELLSGEMDPHQVIPRFEELLAGTTITFVHDSVEAIDLNGRQVSLTSGLRYHYDRLVLAVGSVGSYDAKAEGAAEHSFGFRTAEEVMQLKRHLRRTLQRASQTDESEERRRLLTIVVAGAGPTGLELAATLADWLPGRYAELGGEPGEIRVVLIHRSGEILQGDMNENLRRTVRMALPRRRVPVELVLEAEVMTIGPEAVQLTLRDGSRTIPTATCVWTAGTAVHPLLRALAVSPEHRDRRGRLVVTPTLQLPEYPEVFAGGDCTVLAQEALPAIAQVAYQQGFAIARNLKALAEGQPTQPAQVHLRGTLMKLGLGEAAAELFDRYEIKGRPGHLVRQARYLELLPAPAHNFKATAEWLTDALFQRLGRGES
- a CDS encoding DM13 domain-containing protein, whose amino-acid sequence is MKKPFALALALALMGSPSVVGAQEAMSAPPAATATASTGGTPSFTSVDAKATGTARILTAAGGRAYVELSKDFSLGDAPAPYVLLYKSAEPPHKGYVAGQYVNLGALKNRKGAQRYAIPSGVDLTGIRSIAIWCKKFDVTLAYARLGG
- a CDS encoding Uma2 family endonuclease gives rise to the protein MQPAASGPVRWTTSDLECLPQSSNRYEIIAGELFVARAPHWKHQQVSGRIFARLDSWASESGCGQAAIVPGILFGDTDNVVPDVVWASGERLNALLDAAGHLNGAPELVVEVLSPGEQNERRDREFKLKLYSTQGVQEYWIVDWQLQQLEIYRREQAVLRLVATLLSGDTLESPLLPGFSCPIGPLFT
- a CDS encoding TerB family tellurite resistance protein, which encodes MRGVNPEALACAKVLTRVALADGYLKDSERIAIAEAAKAIELPGQLDLETLVVEEDSLEQLLAEITSPEVRSAVYRYASEIASLDGQTSTEEQALLDKIKAAYQLS